The following are encoded together in the Streptomyces rapamycinicus NRRL 5491 genome:
- the nusG gene encoding transcription termination/antitermination protein NusG, translating to MSDPNLNDAAEPVESREDELDIVEAADSDQAEAADASAGVPAEEDALRVEDEDALETETAQAEDAVETEAEAEAEVDPVEALREELRGLPGEWYVIHTYAGYEKRVKANLEQRAVSLNVEDFIYQAEVPEEEIVQIKNGERKNVRQNKLPGYVLVRMDLTNESWGVVRNTPGVTGFVGNAYDPYPLTLDEIVKMLAPEAEEKAAKAAAEESGMPAPSRKVEVQVLDFEVGDSVTVTDGPFATLQATINEINADSKKVKGLVEIFGRETPVELSFDQIQKN from the coding sequence GTGTCTGACCCGAACCTGAACGACGCCGCCGAGCCCGTCGAGTCCCGTGAGGACGAGCTCGACATCGTCGAGGCGGCGGACTCCGACCAGGCTGAAGCGGCCGACGCCTCGGCGGGCGTCCCCGCCGAGGAGGACGCGCTGCGCGTCGAGGACGAGGACGCCCTCGAGACGGAGACGGCCCAGGCGGAGGACGCGGTCGAGACCGAGGCCGAGGCTGAGGCTGAGGTCGACCCGGTCGAGGCGCTCCGCGAGGAGCTGCGCGGGCTGCCCGGTGAGTGGTACGTGATCCACACCTACGCGGGCTATGAGAAGCGCGTGAAGGCCAACCTGGAGCAGCGTGCCGTCTCGCTGAACGTCGAGGACTTCATCTACCAGGCCGAGGTCCCCGAGGAAGAGATCGTTCAGATCAAGAACGGCGAGCGCAAGAACGTCCGGCAGAACAAGCTGCCCGGCTATGTGCTCGTCCGTATGGATCTGACGAACGAGTCGTGGGGCGTCGTCCGCAACACCCCGGGCGTCACCGGCTTCGTGGGCAACGCCTACGACCCGTACCCACTGACCCTGGACGAGATCGTCAAGATGCTCGCCCCCGAGGCCGAGGAGAAGGCCGCCAAGGCCGCCGCCGAGGAGAGCGGTATGCCGGCGCCGAGCCGCAAGGTCGAGGTCCAGGTGCTGGACTTCGAGGTGGGCGACTCGGTCACGGTCACCGACGGCCCGTTCGCGACGCTGCAGGCGACGATCAACGAGATCAACGCCGACTCGAAGAAGGTCAAGGGCCTGGTGGAGATCTTCGGCCGGGAGACCCCGGTCGAGCTGAGCTTCGACCAGATCCAGAAGAACTGA
- the secE gene encoding preprotein translocase subunit SecE encodes MTEALGSTATPESGRPEDEETAKRGRRGGKRAKKGPFGRLALFYRQIVAELRKVVWPTRNQLSTYTSVVIVFVLIMIGIVTVIDYGFNNAIKYVFG; translated from the coding sequence GTGACGGAAGCCCTTGGCTCCACCGCGACGCCTGAGAGCGGTCGTCCCGAGGATGAGGAGACGGCCAAGCGGGGTCGTCGTGGTGGCAAACGCGCGAAGAAGGGGCCCTTCGGCCGGCTCGCGCTCTTCTACCGCCAGATCGTCGCTGAGCTGCGGAAGGTCGTCTGGCCCACCCGCAACCAGCTGTCGACGTACACCAGCGTGGTGATCGTTTTCGTCCTCATCATGATTGGCATCGTGACCGTGATTGACTATGGGTTCAACAACGCCATCAAGTACGTCTTTGGCTGA
- a CDS encoding pyridoxal phosphate-dependent aminotransferase, protein MTAATPPVQSPTDRRVSARIGSISESATLAVDAKAKALKAAGRPVIGFGAGEPDFATPDYIVDAAAAACRDPKYHRYTPAGGLPELKAAIAAKTLRDSGYEVEAAQILVTNGGKQAIYEAFAAILDPGDEVIVPAPYWTTYPESIRLAGGVPVEVVADETTGYRVSVEQLEAARTKNTKVLLFVSPSNPTGAVYSREQVEAIGRWAADNGLWVLTDEIYEHLVYGDAAARASAEGLSHSLPVVVPELRDKCIVVNGVAKTYAMTGWRVGWVIGPKDVVKAATNLQSHATSNVSNVAQVAALTAVSGDLDAVAAMREAFDRRRRTIVRMLNEIDGVECPEPEGAFYAYPSVKGLLGKEIRGKRPRTTVELAEIILEEAEVAVVPGEAFGTPGYLRLSYALGDEDLVEGVSRLQKLLGEAAA, encoded by the coding sequence ATGACCGCTGCTACTCCCCCCGTACAGTCCCCGACCGACCGGCGGGTATCGGCCCGGATCGGCTCGATCTCCGAGTCCGCGACCCTCGCCGTCGACGCCAAGGCCAAGGCCCTCAAGGCCGCGGGCCGTCCGGTGATCGGCTTCGGCGCCGGTGAGCCCGACTTCGCCACGCCCGACTACATCGTCGACGCCGCGGCCGCGGCGTGCCGCGACCCGAAGTACCACCGCTACACCCCGGCCGGCGGCCTCCCCGAGCTCAAGGCCGCGATCGCCGCGAAGACGCTGCGTGACAGCGGGTACGAGGTCGAGGCGGCCCAGATCCTGGTGACCAACGGCGGCAAGCAGGCGATCTACGAGGCGTTCGCCGCGATCCTGGACCCGGGCGACGAGGTCATCGTCCCCGCGCCCTACTGGACCACCTACCCGGAGTCGATCCGGCTGGCCGGCGGTGTCCCGGTGGAGGTCGTCGCCGACGAGACGACCGGCTACCGGGTCTCCGTCGAGCAGCTGGAGGCGGCCCGCACCAAGAACACCAAGGTGCTGCTCTTCGTCTCCCCCTCGAACCCCACCGGCGCGGTCTACAGCCGTGAGCAGGTCGAGGCGATCGGCCGCTGGGCCGCCGACAACGGGCTGTGGGTGCTGACCGACGAGATCTACGAGCACCTGGTCTACGGCGACGCGGCCGCGCGCGCCAGCGCTGAAGGACTCAGCCACTCGCTGCCGGTCGTGGTGCCCGAGCTGCGCGACAAGTGCATTGTGGTCAACGGTGTCGCCAAGACGTACGCGATGACCGGCTGGCGGGTGGGCTGGGTCATCGGCCCCAAGGACGTCGTCAAGGCCGCGACCAACCTCCAGTCGCACGCCACCTCCAATGTGAGCAATGTCGCTCAGGTCGCCGCGCTGACCGCCGTCTCGGGCGACCTGGACGCCGTGGCCGCGATGCGCGAGGCGTTCGACCGCCGCCGCCGCACCATCGTGCGGATGCTGAACGAGATCGACGGCGTCGAGTGCCCGGAGCCGGAGGGCGCCTTCTACGCCTACCCCTCGGTCAAGGGGCTGCTCGGCAAGGAGATCCGCGGCAAGCGGCCGCGGACCACCGTGGAGCTGGCCGAGATCATCCTGGAGGAGGCCGAGGTGGCGGTGGTGCCGGGTGAGGCGTTCGGCACCCCGGGCTATCTGCGGCTGTCCTACGCACTGGGCGACGAGGATCTCGTCGAGGGCGTCTCCCGGCTGCAGAAGCTGCTGGGCGAGGCGGCCGCGTAA